From Nicotiana tabacum cultivar K326 chromosome 20, ASM71507v2, whole genome shotgun sequence, one genomic window encodes:
- the LOC107789919 gene encoding uncharacterized protein LOC107789919: MLSLFASKFNTVKENFVSLFDKYFVSGLCKVVLFSGIVLYLASIFLFKDPNCSPSEFLESSNSRLTNPNPNPNPNPSPNSSFSHFISSNETNPTNLSHLVFGLLGSEKAWHYRKSYIESWWRPKITRGYLFLDEKPKWNLLPWSKNSPPYKISDDITKLVQETQHVAPVMARMVHGIMELFREEHEGVRWVVMGDDDSIFFVDNMVDVLAQYDHTQYYYFGGQSEYILSNFWYSFSQGFGGAGFILSYPLAKALAEDMESCLRRYPFLRSADQITMACIVDLGVSFSPLKGLHQIDLRGDISGLLSSHPKVPLMSLHHFDAIAPIFPSMNRIQSTKQLMKAAKFDQSRMLQQTICYHRPSNWSFSISWGYSVHIYEKIMPRSYLQYPIETFDTWNNKPQNPPYYMFNTRSSANDSCETPHVFFLKSIGETWNKNEIWATYSRSAVRRLPGCSIGGNHPANYVNRIQVYSPRTKRTRMDRCECCDIIHITGSNKAKVKFRECFNKEKIA; the protein is encoded by the exons atgttGTCTTTATTTGCTTCTAAGTTCAATACAGTGAAAGAGAATTTTGTATCTTTATTTGACAAATATTTTGTGTCTGGACTTTGCAAAGTTGTTCTATTTTCAGGTATAGTTCTTTACTTGGCTTCAATTTTCCTTTTTAAAGATCCTAACTGTTCACCTTCTGAGTTTTTAGAATCTTCAAATTCAAGACtgacaaatccaaatccaaatccaaatccaaatccgagtcCGAATTCGTCATTTTCTCACTTTATTTCATCAAATGAAACCAACCCCACAAATCTTAGCCATTTAGTTTTTGGCCTTCTTGGCTCAGAAAAAGCATGGCATTATAGGAAATCTTATATTGAATCTTGGTGGAGGCCAAAAATTACAAGGGGTTATTTATTTCTTGATGAGAAACCTAAGTGGAATTTATTACCATGGTCTAAAAATTCACCACCTTATAAAATATCAGATGATATTACAAAATTAGTTCAAGAAACTCAACATGTTGCACCAGTTATGGCAAGAATGGTACATGGTATTATGGAGTTGTTTAGAGAAGAACATGAAGGTGTAAGATGGGTAGTTATGGGCGACGACGACTCGATATTTTTCGTGGATAATATGGTTGATGTTCTTGCACAGTATGATCATACAcagtattattattttggtggtCAATCTGAGTATATTTTGTCAAATTTTTGGTATTCTTTTAGCCAAGGTTTTGGTGGTGCTGGATTTATTTTGAGTTATCCTTTGGCAAAAGCTTTGGCTGAAGATATGGAAAGTTGTTTAAGGAGATATCCATTCTTGAGATCTGCTGATCAAATTACTATGGCTTGTATTGTTGATCTTGGAGTTAGTTTTTCTCCCCTTAAAGGTCTTCATCAG ATAGATTTGCGCGGTGACATTTCAGGTTTATTATCATCGCATCCTAAAGTACCATTAATGTCCCTTCACCATTTTGATGCCATAGCACCAATTTTCCCATCAATGAATCGTATACAATCAACAAAACAACTTATGAAAGCAGCAAAATTCGATCAATCTCGTATGTTACAACAAACCATATGCTACCACAGGCCTAGTAATTGGTCATTTTCAATATCATGGGGATATTCAGTTCATATTTACGAGAAAATTATGCCTAGAAGTTACTTACAATATCCTATCGAAACATTTGATACTTGGAATAATAAACCACAAAATCCTCCATATTATATGTTTAATACTAGGTCGTCTGCAAATGATTCTTGTGAAACTCCCCATGTTTTTTTCCTAAAATCTATTGGAGAAACATggaataaaaatgaaatttgggCAACATATTCCCGGTCGGCGGTGCGGCGGTTGCCGGGTTGTTCGATCGGCGGCAACCATCCTGCAAACTACGTCAACAGGATTCAAGTCTACTCTCCTAGAACAAAACGTACACGA aTGGATCGATGTGAATGTTGCGACATTATTCACATAACTGGCTCAAACAAAGCAAAGGTCAAATTCAGGGAATGCTTTAATAAGGAGAAAATTGCTTAG